A single genomic interval of Zingiber officinale cultivar Zhangliang chromosome 4A, Zo_v1.1, whole genome shotgun sequence harbors:
- the LOC121972342 gene encoding uncharacterized protein LOC121972342 has product MDTYFAPNVQKNIESRKGKERQTTINEAYKKELREKACMTITDWMYDAAIPFNIVNYSSFKKMLDLVGQYGIGLKGPSYHEVRVPFLKKAVDSVANDYIKSCETEWAKYGCSLMADGWTDKRHMTLINFLVNSPKGSIFIKSVDASDYAKTGEKIFQLLDRFVERVGEATVVQVVTDSVSNNVLAGKLLEAKRSHLYWTPCDAHCVNLILEDIGELPDFKATLKKVMSVNTYIYVRPDMVNMLSASGCERNWSVFEQIHSKKRKQRLNDLVFVKYNRALKLWYDARDKIDLISLTDIDDSNEWLMGKMDGESDNEEDELIFEGDDLTWDVVARASGAEEPEYCTRGKTLHP; this is encoded by the exons ATGGATACGTATTTTGCTCCTAATGTGCAAAAAAATATTGAAAGTAGAAAGGGTAAAGAGAGACAAACTACGATAAATGAGGCATACAAAAAAGAATTGAGGGAAAAAGCTTGTATGACCATAACTGATTGGATGTATGATGCGGCGATTCCTTTTAATATCGTTAACTATTCAAGCTTCAAAAAGATGTTGGACTTAGTTGGCCAATATGGTATAGGTCTAAAAGGACCTAGTTATCATGAGGTGCgggttccttttctaaaaaaagCTGTTGATAGTGTGGCAAATGATTACATTAAGTCGTGTGAAACAGAATGGGCAAAGTATGGTTGTAGTTTGATGGCAGATGGGTGGACAGACAAAAGACATATgacattgattaattttttagtgaATTCTCCTAAAGGTTCAATTTTCATCAAATCAGTTGATGCTTCTGATTATGCAAAGACTGGAGAGAAAATATTTCagttgcttgatcgatttgtggagCGTGTAGGAGAAGCAACTGTTGTTCAAGTTGTTACGGATAGTGTAAGTAACAATGTGCTTGCTG gaaaattattagaagcaAAAAGGTCACACTTGTATTGGACTCCTTGTGATGCTCACTGTGTCAacttgatcttagaagatattgggGAATTGCCTGATTTTAAAGCAACATTGAAGAAGGTAATGAGTGTGAATACTTACATTTATGTTCGCCCAGACATGGTAAATATGTTGAG TGCTTCCGGCTGTGAGCGCAATTGGAGTGTGTTTGAGCag ATTCACAGCAAAAAAAGGAAGCAACGCTTAAATGATTTGGTATTTGTGAAATACAATCGTGCCTTAAAACTTTGGTATGATGCACGTGATAAGATTGACCTCATCTCTTTGACAGATATTGATGACAGTAATGAATGGTTGATGGGTAAAATGGATGGAGAAagtgataatgaagaagatgagttgatttTTGAAGGTGATGACTTGACATGGGATGTCGTTGCTAGGGCTAGTGGAGCTGAAGAACCTGAATATTGTACTAGAGGAAAAACATTGCATCCATGA